In Nicotiana tabacum cultivar K326 chromosome 19, ASM71507v2, whole genome shotgun sequence, one DNA window encodes the following:
- the LOC107778887 gene encoding beta-glucosidase 11, producing the protein MSPAKQFRCIFTVMMLVSPVLVFGGDDFSRTDFPDTFVFGSGSSAYQVEGAAFEDGRTPTIWDTFAHAGEYGGATADVSCDAYHKYKEDVKLMADTGLEGYRFSISWSRLIPNGRGPVNPKGLQYYNNLIDELLSHGIEPHITLCHSDLPQALEDEYGGWMSRKIIDDFTAYADVCFKEFGDRVLHWTTLNEANVFALGGYDNGFSPPNHCSPPFGFRPCSIGNSSTEPYIAAHNLLLAHSAVVRLYRRKYKTTQHGFVGLNLFAFWSLPYTNKTTDIIAAQRANDFYLGWFANPLIFGDYPDVMKRNAGSRLPKFTRQESAQVKGAIDFIALNHYMTVHVTDSSSSLETDIRDFSADAAFQFILTDGATTQPGMYPVTEPGLQGVLEYFKQAYGNPPMYIHENGQMTPRTAILNDTTRVDYLQAYIGNLLDAVRNGSNVKGYFTWSFLDCFELLDAYGSAFGLYYVDLDDKNLQRYPKFSAHWYSNFLKGKGSKHSALLEIEDKVLHSSQSRSSS; encoded by the exons ATGTCGCCGGCAAAGCAATTCCGATGTATATTCACGGTGATGATGCTTGTTTCGCCGGTTCTAGTTTTCGGCGGCGATGATTTCAGCAGAACGGACTTCCCTGATACTTTCGTTTTTGGTTCCGGTTCTTCTGCTTATCAG GTGGAAGGGGCAGCATTTGAAGATGGACGGACTCCTACCATTTGGGACACCTTTGCTCATGCGG GTGAATATGGAGGAGCCACAGCAGATGTATCTTGTGACGCGTACCATAAATACAAG GAGGATGTAAAACTCATGGCTGACACGGGTTTGGAAGGCTATCGATTTTCCATTTCGTGGTCGAGACTTATTCCCA ATGGAAGAGGTCCTGTTAATCCTAAGGGATTGCAGTATTACAACAATCTCATTGATGAACTTCTCAGTCATG GAATTGAACCACATATTACTCTATGTCATAGTGATCTTCCACAAGCACTTGAAGATGAATATGGAGGATGGATGAGTAGAAAGATAAT TGATGACTTCACTGCCTACGCAGATGTGTGCTTCAAGGAATTTGGTGATAGGGTTTTGCATTGGACTACCTTGAACGAGGCCAATGTATTCGCTTTAGGTGGTTATGATAATGGATTCAGCCCTCCAAATCATTGTTCCCCACCTTTTGGATTTAGACCTTGCTCGATAGGTAACTCTTCAACCGAGCCATACATAGCAGCTCATAATTTACTACTCGCTCATTCAGCTGTAGTGAGACTTTACAGGAGGAAGTACAAG ACAACTCAACATGGTTTTGTAGGACTAAATCTCTTTGCATTTTGGTCCCTTCCTTATACAAATAAAACGACCGATATAATTGCAGCACAACGAGCTAATGATTTTTACCTGGGCTG GTTTGCCAATCCCTTGATATTTGGAGACTATCCTGACGTAATGAAGAGGAATGCTGGCTCTAGATTGCCCAAATTCACAAGACAAGAATCTGCGCAAGTTAAAGGCGCTATAGACTTCATAGCCCTGAACCATTATATGACAGTACATGTCACAGATAGCTCTAGCAGCTTGGAAACTGATATCAGAGACTTCAGTGCTGATGCAGCTTTTCAATTTATAT TGACAGATGGTGCTACTACACAACCAGGCATG TATCCAGTGACGGAACCTGGTCTACAAGGAGTACTAGAATATTTCAAGCAAGCTTATGGCAATCCGCCTATGTATATTCATGAAAATg gtcaaatgacaccacgaactgCGATACTGAATGACACAACCAGGGTAGACTATCTACAAGCTTATATTGGGAATTTGCTTGATGCTGTGAG GAATGGATCAAACGTGAAAGGCTACTTCACATGGTCATTTTTAGACTGTTTTGAGTTACTGGACGCATATGGTTCGGCATTTGGCCTATATTATGTGGATTTAGATGACAAAAACTTGCAAAGATATCCAAAGTTTTCTGCACATTGGTACTCTAATTTCTTGAAGGGGAAAGGCTCCAAACATAGTGCACTTCTTGAGATTGAGGATAAAGTGCTTCATTCTTCCCAGTCTCGTTCTTCTTCATAA